GCGACGCACTGTTCGGTCAGGCCCGCGCCCACGGGGTCACGCCGGCCATGACCCTGGCCGCCTCGTTCTCGCACACGCTGGCCAGTTGGTCGGACGCCCCGCGCTTCCTGCTCAATGTGCCACTGTTCGGCCGCGAACCGTTGCACGACGACGTCGACCGGCTGGTCGGCGATTTCACCTCGTCACTGCTGCTGGATGTGGATCTGAGCCAGGCCAGCACCGGCGCGCAGCGCGCGCACGCGGTGCAGGACGCGATGCGCACCGCCGCCGCACACGCCGACTATCCCGGCCTGGCCGTGCTGCGCGACTTGAGCCGCCACCGCGGCACGCAGGTGCTGGCGCCGGTGGTGTTCACCAGCGCGCTGGGACTCGGGGAGCTGTTCGCCGACGAGGTCACCGCCGCATTCGGTACCCCGGCCTGGATCATCTCCCAGGGCCCGCAGGTGCTGCTGGACGCACAGGTCACCGAGTTCGACGGCGGCATCCTGGTGAACTGGGATGTGCGCGAGGACATGTTCGCGCCGGGCGTGATCGACGCCATGTTCGCCCACCACATCGCCGACCTGACCCGGCTGGCCGGCAGCGACGGTTGGGCGCAAGCCGCGCCGGCAGCGTTGCCCGCCGATCAGGCCCAGGTGCGTGCGTCGGTGAACGCGGGCAGCGCCGAACCCAGTGGGGAAGCCCTGCAGGACGGGTTCTTTCGCCAGGCCGACCGCGATCCCGAGGCGGTCGCGTTGCTACACGGGTCGGGGGAGTTGAGCTACGGCGAGCTACGCGATCAGGCGTTGGCGGTGGCCGCCGCAATGCAGGAGCGCGGCGTGCGACCCGGTGACACGGTGGCGCTGCTGGGCCCCAAGGGCGCCGAGCAGATTCCGGCGCTGCTGGGCATCCTGGCCGCCGGGGCGGTCTATCTGCCGATCGCGGCCGATCAGCCGCCCGAGCGCAGAGAGCGGATCCTGGCCCTGGGCGGTGCCGGGCTGGCCCTGGTGACCGGGGACGCGTTGCCCGCCTTGGAGATTCCGACACTGGCGGTCTCCGATGCCGTGCAGCACTCCGGTGCGGTGCAGCCGGTTCACACCGCTCCGTCGGAGTTGGCCTATGTGGTGTTCACCTCCGGCTCCACCGGCGAGCCCAAGGGCGTCGAAGTCACCCACGACGCCGCCATGAACACCATCGAAACCCTCAGCGCTCGTTTCGGATTCGCTCCCAGCGACCGCAGCCTGGCGCTGCTGACGTTGGACGCCGACATGTCGGTGCTCGACGTCTTCGCCATGCTGCGCGCCGGTGGGGCGATCGTGATGGTCGATGAAGCCGACCGGCGCAGCCCCGAAGTGTGGGCGCAGCTGGTGGCGCGGCACCGGGTCAGTGTGCTCAACCTGATGCCGGGGGCGCTGGAGATGTTGGCCGCCACCGGCGGCGAACTGTCTTCGGTGCGTGCGGTGTTGACCGGCGGCGACTGGGTGCGCCCCGAACTGGCGCGACGGTTTGGCGCGGTGGCGCCCGGGGTGCGGTTCGCCGGACTCGGCGGGGCCACCGAAACCGCCATCCATGCCACGCTGTGCGAGGTCGAGGGGGACCCGCCGGCGCACTGGGCCGCCGTGCCCTACGGCGCCCCGCTGCCCAACATCGCCTGCCGGGTCGTCGGCGCCGACGGAGCCGACCGCCCGGACTGGGTGGCCGGCGAACTGTGGGTCACCGGGCGCGGCATCGCCTCGGGTTATCGCGGGCGGCCCGACCTGACCGCCGAGAAGTTCGTCGAGTACGACGGCCGAACCTGGTATCGCACCGGCGATCTGGCCCGCTACCTGCCCGACGGCACCCTGGAATTCGTCGGGCGCGCCGATCACCGAGTCAAGATCAGCGGGTATCGCATCGAACTCGGTGAGGTCGAATCCGCACTGCGCCGCCTGCCCGGGGTTGCCGAGGCGGTGGTGGTGGCGCTGACCGAACCCGGCGGGCGTGAGGTGTTGGCGGCTGCGGTGCGTACCGGCGATCCCGCGGTAAGCGTTGCCGGATTGCAGGCCGGGTTGGCCGAGTCACTGCCCGAGCACATGATTCCCCGTCAGCTGCAGGTGGTTTCGGCGATTCGCTACACCGTCTCGGGCAAGATCGATCGGCGGGCGGTCACGGCCGAGCTGGCCGCGGCGATGGCCGCGGGCGACGGCTACCGCGAGCCGGCCGGTCCGCTGCAGCGCGCCCTGGCCGCGATCATCGCCGAGGTGCTCGGCGCCGCCCGGGTCGGAGCAGACGACGACTTCTTCGCCCTGGGCGGGGATTCGGTGCTGGCCACCGCCGCCGTGTCACGCATCCGCACCTGGCTGGACGCCCCGGGCGCGGTGGTCGCCGACATCTTCGCCACCCGAACCGTCGCCGGACTGGCTGCTCGGCTTGCGGCGTCCGAAGCCGATCCGGGCCGGTTGGACGCGGTCGCGGAGGTGTACCTGGAAGTGGCGCAGCTCGATGCCGCAGAAGTTGCCGACGCGCTGCGATAAAGGCTGGTGGATCGCAGTCGCGGTGTGCCAGCATCGTGAGATGAAAGCGCGCCGATCGCTCCTCTTCCTCGGTGTTCCGGTGGTGACGGCCTTGGCTACGCTGCCCAGCGCGCCGAGCGTCATCCCCGCCGCCTCCGCTGCCAGCTGCCCCGACATCGAGGTGACCTTCGCCCGGGGCACCGCCGAACCGCCCGGTGTCGGCGCAGTCGGCCAGAAATTCCTCGATGCACTGCGCTCGCAGGTCGGGGGGCGGTCCGTCGGGGTGTATGCGGTCAATTACCCGGCAGGCGAGGACTGGCCGCCGTCGGCGTCCGATGGCGCCGGTGATGCGAACGCCCACGTGCAGTCCATGGTTGCGACCTGTCCCAACACCAAGCTGGTGCTGGGCGGCTATTCGCAAGGCGCCATGGTCATCGATCTGATCACCATCGCGCGGACATCGGTGGTGGGCTTCAACGCCGCGACCCTGTCGGCCGAGGAGGCCGAACACGTGGCTGCGGTCGCGGTTTTCGGCAATCCCACCGACCGGTACCTGGGCGGACCGATTAGCGAGATCAGCCCCTGGTACGGAGCCAAGGCCATTGATCTGTGTGCCGACGGCGATCCGATCTGCACTCAGGGAGCCCTGGCGCTGCCTACGCACGACGAGATGTTCTCGGCGCCGCACCAGTCCTATGCGCAGTCCGGCATGCCCGGTCAGGCCGCGACCTTCGTGGCGAGCCACCTCTGACGCAGCACGGCTATCCGATTACTTCAGAGGCCCAGTACTCGCGCAGGCTGGCGATCCGCTCACCGGCGAATTCCAGGATGGCGACTTCGCGCATCCGCTTGCGCACGTTCTGGAGGCGGTCGTCGAATGTCGCCTCCCACTCGGCGATCACCGTGGTGCCGTCGGTGGCGGTGTAGAGGTTGAGCAATCGGGCATCGATGTTGGCCTGGCCCTCGACGACCTTGCTCTGCCAGTAGTCGCGGATCCCGGCTCGGCTGCGGATCGGTTCGCCCAGCACCCGCTCGTGGTAGGTGGCGTCGTCGGTGAAGATCGTGACGATGAGCTCGGGGTCCTGTTGCGTCCAGGCCCGCAGGTAGGTATCGATCGTGGTGCGGACGTCCATCAGGGGAGTCTGGCCCACGGCGCGGCTCCACCTTCGCCGAACGTGCATTCAGTGCGAGGAATGGGGCAGAAAATCGGACTCAGTGCACGCTCGGCGCGGCGGAGGGGCTGGGACAGACTCACAGACGCCCGGATTTCCGGCCCGACGCCGGTAGGGGTAACCTAACGCAGGGAAATTAGGGCAGCCTTTACTAATACTTGCGAGGGGATCGGATGGCCGTCGACGACACCTCGGCCGTCGCGCAGTTCCCCTCCTGGATCGGGCGCTTTCCCGGGCCCGGCGCCCCCACTCTGGTCTTCCCGCACGCCGGCGGAACCGCGGTCAACTACCGCCCGCTGGCGCTGGCCCTGGCCGCCGGTGCCGACACCTACGTCATGCAGTATCCGCAGCGTGCCGACCGTTTCCGCGAGCCGGCCGCCGAAACCCTGCCGGAGCTGGCCCGTAGCCTGTTCGACGCTGCGCCCTGGCACCAGCTCGGACCGCTGCGCCTGTTCGGGCACAGCATGGGCTCACTGGTCGCGTTCGAGTTCGCCCGGCTCGCCGAAGAGCGCGGCATCGAGATCCAGCGGCTGTGGGCCTCGGCGGCCCCTGCGCCCGGCGTGGTGGCCGGGCTGCGCAAGGTGCCCACCGGGGATGCCGACCTGCGCGCCGAACTTGCCCAGCTGGGCGGCACCGACCCGCGAATCCTGGCCGACGAGGAATTCCTCACCCTGCTGCTGACGCCGGTGCGCTCGGATTACCTGGCGTTCAACCGTTACCAGTGCGCACCCGATGCCACCATCAGCGCCGACATCACCGTGCTGGGCGGCCGCTCCGACGACCGGGTCGGCGCTGACCTGCTGGAACGCTGGGCCGACCACACCACCGGCGCCTGGTCGGTGTCGCTGTACGACGGCGGGCACTTCTATCACTACGAGCACATCGAGACCTTGGCGAAGCGGATCATCGCCGATGAATGATCGGCGCGAGGACCCGGTCGTCATCACCGGCCTCGGCGTCGAGGCCCCCGGTGGGATCGACACCGCCGAGCAGTACTGGTCACTGCTTGCCGACGGCCGCGAGGCGCTGAGCACCATCCCCGAGGACCGGGACTGGGCCGTGCGCGAACTCATCGAGGGGTCGCATCGCGACGGCTTCAAGCCGATCTTCAACGCCGGCGGATTCCTCTCCGGCGCAGCCGAATTCGACCCTGGGTTCTTCGGTATCGCACCACGCGAGGCCGTCGCGATGGACCCGCAGCAGCGGGTGGCACTGCGGGTGGCCTGGCGGGCGCTGGAAGATGCCGGCATCAATCCCGACGAGCTCACCGGCCACGACGTCGGGGTGTACCTCGGTGCCTCGGTCACCGGCTACGGCCCGGACATGGCGCAGTTCAGCGCACACAGTGGTCACCTGCTGCCCGGCACCGCACTGTCGGTGATCTCCGGCCGAATCGCCTACACCCTGGGCCTGGCCGGCCCGGCGATCACCGTCGACACCTCCTGCTCGTCGGCACTGTCCGCACTACACCTGGCGGTGCAGGCGATCCAGACCGGTGACACCGACATGGCGCTCGCCGGTGGGGTGTGCGTGATGGGCTCGCCCGGCTTCTTCGTCGAATTCTCCAAGCAGCACGCCCTCTCCGACGACGGCCACTGCCGGCCCTACAGTGCCGCCGCCACCGGAACGGTCTGGGCCGAAGGCGCTGGCATCTTTGTGCTGCAACGAAAATCGGCCGCGCTGCGCGACCGCCGCCACATCTACGGCGAGATCATGGCCAGCCGGCTCAACCAGGACGGTCACACCACCGGCCTGCTCACCCCCAGCGAAGCGGCCCAGCAGCGACTGTTCCGGCACGCCCTGGCCGACGCCGGCGTGCACCCCAGCCAGGTCGGGATGATCGAGGGCCACGGAACCGGAACCCGCGTCGGTGACCCGGTAGAGCTGCGCTCGCTGATCAGCGTCTACGGCACCGACACGACAGCCGGCGCCGGCCCGCGGCTCGGCTCGGTCAAATCCAACATCGGACATACCCAGGCCGCGGCCGGGGCACTCGGGTTGACCAAAGTGCTGCTGGCCGCCGAGCACCAGGCGATCCCGCCTACCCTGCATGTGCGCGAGGGCTGGCACAACGGCATCGACTGGGATGGTCACGGCATCACGCTCGCCGAAACCATCACCGCCTGGCCGGCCAGTGACGGCCGCCGGATCGGCTCGGTGTCGGCGTTCGGAATGAGCGGCACCAATGCGCATCTGATCGTCGGGGTGGCGGAGCCGGCCGAGCCGGCGAAAAAGGCACTGCCGTGCTGAACAACCACCCGACCACCCTGCCCGACGGCCGGATCCCCGTGCTGATCTCGGCACACGCCCGCGATCTGGTGGCCGCCGAGGCGGGTGCGCTGGCGCGCTACCTGCAGACCCACCCCGCCGAGGTTTCTGCGGTCGCCCGGACCCTGCGGGCCACCCGCCCGGTACGCCGCTACCGCGCGGTGATCCGGGCCCGCGATACTGCGGAACTCATCGCCGGGCTCGACGCCGTCTACCGCGGCGTCGAACACCCGCTGGTGGCCGGGTCGCATCAACCCGAGACCGCTCGCACCGCTTTCGTATTCCCCGGCCAGGGGAATCAATGGCCCGGCATGGGAACCGAGCTGCTCGGCGTCGCGGCGTACCGCGCCGAAGCGGACCGCTGCCATGAGGCCTTCCTGCGCGCCGGTCACGCCTCTCCGCTGAGCTACCTGCGCGGCACCGATGACACAGATCCCGTGGTGGTCCAGGCCGCTCAATTCACCCACGCCGCGGCGCTGGCCGCCACCTGGCGGCATTTCGGCGTGCTGCCCGACATCACCGTCGGCCACAGCCTGGGGGAGGTGGCCGCCGCCTACACCGCCGGCGTGGTCGACTTGGATGCCGCCGTGGCGGTGGTGGCTGCACGGGCGCAACTGACCGACCTGCTGGCCGCCAACGCGCCGGTCCGGTTCGGCATGGCGATGATCGCCCTGAACGCCGACGCCGCCGCCGACCTCATCGCCGCCACCCCTGGCTGGCTGGAGCTCTCGGTGGTCAACGGCCCCGAATCGGTGGTCGTGTCTGGCGAGTGGCCGGCCATACAGCAGATTCTGGAAGCCGCCGGCCGGCGTGGCGTGTTCGCCCGCGAACTGCCGGTGCGCTACCCGGCGCACACCAGCGCCCTGGAGCCGCTGCGAGACCAGCTGACCGGCCAGCTTCCCGAAGCGCAATTCCACAGCGCCCCGGTGGAATTCATCGGATCGGTGTACGGCGGACCGATCCCGCCCGCCACGACGTTCCGCCAGTACTGGTTCGACAATCTGCGGCGACAGGTCCGCTTCGACTTGGCCGCGGCTGCCGCGGTGGCGCGCGGCGTCACGACGTTCATCGAGATGTCGGCGCACCCGACCCTGCTGGTGGCGCTCAGCGACTCCGTCGGTGCCGCCCAGGTGCTGGGTAGCACCGACCGCGACCAGCCGGCCGGTGAGGCGCTGGCAGCGAACATCGCCGCCGCGGCGATCGCCGACCCCGGCTACCGGTGGCGCGACTTCGCGCCGGATGCTCCGGGGCTGCTACGGCATTTCCCGCACGCACCGATGCACACCAACCGGCTGTGGGCCGGCACAGCGACGTCCACGCCGCGCCATCGGATGCCGGTGGTCATGACCGAAAGCTGGCTGCCGGTCACCGAGCCGCACCAGCGTCCCGCGCGGGTGGCCGTCGTCGACTATGCCGGGCAATCAGCTGAGCTGACCGCGCAATTGGCGGCGGCACTGGACGCCCTGGACGCCGAAGTGGTCGACCCCGCCGACGCCGAATTCCTGGTTCTGGTGGCTCCGCTCGCCGACACGGTCGACATCACCACGGCCACTACCGAGTTCGCTGGGAACGCGGCCAGCCAGACCGTTGTTCGGCCGGGACAGAACTGCCGCCGGGTATGGCTGGTCACCCGCGGCGCCGAGCAACTCGACGGTGATCCGTCACCGCGTCCCGGTGCCGCCGCGCTGGCCGCGCTGCACCGCAGCATCGGATTCGACTACCCCGATCACACGTTCGCGCATCTGGACCTGCCGGTGCAGCCGACTGCCGCAGACCTGCGAGCCGCCGGCGCCGCACTCCAGTTGACCGACACCGAGGTCGCGGTGCGTGCCGGGAACCTGACAACCCGCCGATTCGTCGAGTCCACCACCGCCGCAACGGCGCCGACGGTCCCAGAGGCCGTGGTGATCAGCGGCGGAACCGGCGCGATCGGATTGGCCTACGCGGCGTTCTGCGCCGACCACGGCGCCCGCGACATCGTCCTGCTCAGCCGCAGTGGGGCAAACGATGCGACTACGCCGCAATTGGATGCGCTGCGTGCGCGTACCGGGGCGCGCATCACCGCGGTCCGCTGCGACATCACCGATGACGCCGCAGTCGCGGCGGTCATTGCGCAATATCGACCGGTACCGGCCGGGTTGCTGGTACATACCGCGTCGGCAGAGGCCGTGGCCGCGTCGAAGATCACGGCCGAGGCAGTGCGGGACGCGTTCGGCGCCAAAGTGATCGGACTGGACAACCTGGCCCGGCACTGGCCGCTGGACGCCGACGCACGCGTGCTGGTCTGCTCTTCGGTACTGGCACTGTGGGGCGGCTTGGGACACGGGCTCTACGCGGCGGCCAACCGGATGGCGGACGCGCTGGTGGGACAGCTGCGGGCACAGGGCCTAGGCGCCACCTCCATCCGTTGGGGACTGTGGCGCAGCGTGGCCGTGGTCAGCGGCGAGGAGAAGGACCGGATCGCCCGCACCGGCCTCACCCCGATGGCCCCGGAGGCCGCGATCACCGCCGGACTCCTTGCCGCGCCGGACGACCCGGCGATCCTGGCCGCCGATTTCGACCGACTGGCGGTGTTCTTCGACAGCCAGGGCGTGCCCTCGCCCTTCGACGCAGCACTGGCCGCCGCAACGGCGGACGGGCAGGCCGATCGCCCGATCGGCGAAGTGGTGGCCGACGAACTGGTGACGGTGCTCGGCTTGGAAGGCCCCGACGACATCGACATGCACCGGGCCCTGGTCGACCTCGGCCTGGATTCACTTCTCGCACTGGACCTGCGCAAGCGCTTGGGGCGGGCCACCGGCCTGCGTGTGGCGCTCGGTCCACTGCTGGCTGGAATGACCGGAGCCCAGCTGACGGCGACGCTGACCGATGACGCAGCGCCCGCCGCGGCTACGGAAAGGACTGTGTTCACCCATGACTGACACCGGCCGTTTAGCGAGGTTCGACGAAGGAGAGGCGAAGCTGGAATCGCCGCATGACGCCGTCGACCAGGCGACCGACGCCAACGAGCTGCGGCTGGAGCTGCTGCGCCGCAGACTCACTGAACGCGGGCTGGCCGCAGCATCTGCCGAGCCGCAGTCCGGGCCGGCCAACGGGTCTGGGCCGCTGACCATGAGCGACGGACAGCGCCGCATGTGGTTCGTGCAGGCGCTCGACCCGGACGGCGCCCTGGCCAACATCGCGGTCTCCTACCGTCTCACCGGCCCGCTGGACGGCGCCCGGCTGCAGGCCGCGCTGGCCGCAGTGGCCGCGCGCCATCCGGTGCTGCGTACCGTCTATTCCGTCGACGACGCGGGCGAACCGCACCCGGTGATCGCCGAGGTCACGCCTGGCTTTGCCACACACGACCTGTCCGATCTCGCCGAACAGGCTCGCGCGCTGCGCCTGGAAGTACTGGCCCAGCGCGAATTCGGCACCCCGTTCCGGCTGGAATCCGATGCCCCGCTGCGGCTCACCCTGGTCCGAGTCGCACCCGATGAACACATTCTGCTGCTGGTGGCCCACCACATCGCCTGGGACGACGACTCCTGGGCGGTGTTCTTCGCCGACCTCACGGCCGCCTATGCCGACCCGGAGCAGTTCGCCACCCGCGCGTCGGTGCCGCACCCCGCCGCTGCGGCGGGTTCTGGCCACGAAGCCGAGCTGACATACTGGCGGACCCTGTTGGCCGATCCGCCGGACCCGCTGGAGCTGCCCGGCCCGCACGGCTCGGCGATACCCAGCACGCTGCGCGCCGGCTTGTGCACCCGCACCCTGCCGGCGGAGTTGATGTCCGACATCACCGATCTGGCACGCAGCAACGGCGCCACGCCCTACATGGTGATCGCCGCGGCGCTGTCCGCCCTGATCCACCGCTACACCGCCACCGATGACTTCCTCATCGCCTCACCGGTGCTCAACCGCACCGCCGGTACCGAAGGAGCCATCGGCTACTTCGGCAACACCGTGGTGCTGCGCGCGAAAGTTGACGCTGCGGCCCGGTTCAGCGACCTGCTGGCGCAAACCCGCGACGCCGCACTGGGGGCCTTTGGCCACCAGGGCATCAACCTCGACCGGGTGGTGCGCGAACTCAACCCGGATCGCCGGCACGGGGGAGTGGAACGACTCACCCGGCTCAGCTTCGGTTTCCGGTCGACCCAGGGGGGCGGCTTCCAGCCGGACGGGATCACCTGCACCCGAGCCGATTACCGCGGCAAGGTTGCCCAGCTGCCGCTGGGAATCATGGTGGAGGCCGGTACTGACGGCGCGCTGATCGAGGCCGAATACCTGCACGACGTGCTCGACGAGGCATTGGTCGAGCAGTTGCTGCGCCACCTAGTGCAGATGCTGACGGCCGCCGTGGCAGCGCCTGACAAGACGGTCGGCGAGCTGGACATGCTCGGCGCTGACGACCAGGCCTGGCTGGACGCGGTCTCCCGCGGACCCGACTTCGCCCCGCCCCCAGAGGCACCGGCCACCCTGGGCTCGCTGGTGGCCGACCGGGCCGCGGCCACCCCGAACGCCATCGCCGTCGTCGACGACCACGGCCGGTACAGCTACGCCGAGATCAACGCGCGCGCCAACCGGATCGCACACCACCTGATCGCCGCGGGCATCGGCACCGAGGACAAGGTCGCGGTGCTGTTCGGCCGCTCGACGGAGCTGGTCGTGACCGCCCTGGGCATCGCCAAAGCCGGCGCTGCCTACGTTCCCGTCGACCCCGAATACCCGCCGGACCGCATCGAATTCATCCTCGGTGACGCCCGGCCGTCGATCGTGTTGCGGGAGCCGCTGACCGACGACGAGCTGGCCGGCCGACCCGACACCGACCCGACCGACGCCGACCGGGTGCGCCCGCTGCGTGCGGAGAATCTCGCCTACCTCATCTACACCTCCGGTTCGACCGGATTGCCCAAGGGTGTCGAGGTATCCCACGCCCCGATCACCGAGTACCTGGTTTGGTTCGGCGGCGAGTACGGCATCGACGACACCGACGTTCTGCTGCAGGTCGCCTCGCCGAGCTTCGACGTGTCGATCGGCGAACTGTTCGGAACCCTCGGAAACGGTGCCCGGCTGGTGATTCCGCGCCCGGATGGACTCCGCGACATCGGCTACCTGACCGACCTGCTGCAGCGCGAAGGCGTCACCGCCATGCACTTCGTGCCGTCGCTGCTGGGCCTGTTCCTGTCGCTGCCCGGCGTGAACCAGTGGCGCACCCTGCGGCGCATCCCGATCGGTGGCGAACCGCTGCCGGGCGAACTCGCGGACAAGTTCCACGCCACCTTCGACGCCCTGCTACACAACTTCTACGGCCCCACCGAGACCGTGGTGAACTCGTCCCGACACAAGGTGGAAGGCCCCCAGGGCAACCGGATCGTGCCGATCGGCAGCCCGAACATCAACACCACCATGTGGCTGCTCGACGACGCCCTGCAGCCGGTTCCCGTCGGGGTGATCGGCGAGATCTACATCGGCGGAACACATGTGGCCCGCGGCTACTTCGACCGTCCCGGCCTGACCGCCGAGCGATTCGTCGCCGACCCGTGGACGCCCGGCCAGCGGCTGTACCGCACCGGTGATCTGGCCCGCCGCAATGCTGCCGGCGACCTGGAATTCATCGGCCGCGCCGACGACCAGGTCAAGGTCCGCGGCTTCCGGATCGAGCTCGGCGAGGTGGCCTCGGCCATCTCGGTCGACCCCAGCGTCGGTCAGTGTGTGGTCGTGCTTTCCGACCTTCCCGGGTTGGGCCGCAGCCTGGTCGCCTACCTGACCCCCGCCGCCCCGGGCGCCGGGGAAGACTCCGTCGAGATTCCGCGGATCCGGGCCCGGGTGGCCGCGGCCTTGCCGGAATACATGGCACCGGCGGCCTACGTGGTGGTCGACGACATCCCGATCACCGCGCACGGCAAGATCGACCGCGCCGCGCTGCCCGACCCGCAGCCTCTCGAGAGCACGCCCTACCGGGAGCCGCAGACCGACACCGAACACGTGGTGGCGCAACTGTTCGCCCAACTGCTCTCCCGTGACAAGGTGGGCGCCGACGACTCGTTCTTCGACCTCGGCGGCCACTCGCTGCTGGCCACCAAACTGGTCGCCGCGATCCGCGCCCGCTGCGAGGTGGAGATCGGCATCCGGGAGATCTTCGAGGCCAGCACGGTGGCCCGACTGGCCGCCGCGATCGACCGGGCCCCGGCCGCGCAACCCGACGGGGCCGGGCGACCGCCGCTGGTCGCGGTGCCGCGCTCCGGCAACCTCCCGGTCTCGGCGTCGCAGCTGCGAACCTGGTTCGCCTACCGACTGGACCCCAGTTCCACCGGCGACCACATTCCGCTGACGGCCCGGCTTACCGGTCCCTGCGACACAGCCGCCCTGACCGCCGCGATCGGTGACATGGTGGGCCGCCACGACAGTCTGCGCACCACATTCCGCGAGATCGACGGGCTGCCCCATCAGGTCATCAACGCGCCCGCGGCGGTGCCGGTGACCGAACTACAGTGTCCCGAAACCGATCCGGGTGCCGTCGCGGCGTGGACGCGAGCCCGCCTCGACGAGCAGCGCGGCACGGCGTTCGACCTGGAACGGGATTGGCCGATCCGGGCGGCGCTGCTGCACCTGCCCGGCGACGAACGGGTGCTGTCCCTGGTGGTGCACCACATCGCCGCCGACCATTGGTCGGTCGAGGTGCTCTTCACCGACCTGCTGATCGCCTACCGGTCCCGCGCCGCCGGCTCCGCGCCGGGATGGGAGCCACCGGCGTTGCAGTACGCGGACTTTGCGCACTGGCAGGGCGAACTGCTGCGTGACGAGTCCGGTCTGATCGAGGCACAACGCCGCTACTGGATCGAACAACTGGCGGGCCTGGCCGACGACACCGGACCGCGGCCGGACTTTCCCCGGCCCGCCACCGCCAATGGCTCCGGCGACTCGGTCGCATTCACGGTCCCCCCGCAGGTACGAGCTGGGCTGGCGGCACTGGCCCGTGAGACCGGCGCCACGGAGTTCATGGTGGTGCAGTCCGCGGTCGCGGTGCTGCTGCATCTGGCCGGCAGCGGTGACGACATCCCGCTCGGGGTGCCGATCGCCGGACGCACCGACAACGCCCTGGACAACCTGGTCGGGTTCTTCGTCAACATCGTGGTGCTGCGAAACCGGTTGTCCGGCAACCCGACACTGCGCGAAGTGGTAACCCGGGCGCGAGAAGCCGCACTGGGCGCCTACGCGCATGCCGACCTGCCGTTCGACCGGCTGGTGGAGGCGCTCAACCCGGTCCGCACGCTGTCGCGCAACCCGCTGTTCCAGGTGGTGGTCCACGTCCGCGAGGCGGCCGACGTCACCCACGTCATTAACAGGGGAGCCAGCGGTGAGAGCGACCTGGTCTTCCGCACCGTGATGCCCACATTCGACATCGCGCACGCCGACCTGTCGGTGAATCTGTTCACCACAGCGGGCTCCGACGGGGAAGGCTATGACGGACATCTGATCTACCGCACCGACCTCTACGAGCGTGCCACCGTGCAGCGACTGGCCGACTGGCTGGGCCGAGTGCTGGCGACCATGGCAGGCGATCCGGGTCGGGAGCTGCGCGACATCAGCCTGGTCGACGAGCAGCAACGCGAGCGCATCCTGGGGCAGTGGAGCCGCGGTGCCGAGATCCCCGCGGGCGATCCGCAAACCATCGCCGACGTGCTGGCGCCCAGCCGCAGCTTCGACGGCGTCGCCGTGCGATGCGGCGGAGCCGAGCTCACCTACCCGCAGCTGCACTCCCGCTCCGACCGGCTTGCCGAGCTGTTGATCGCCGCCGGCGTGGAACCCGGAACCCTGGTGGGTCTGTCGGTGCGCCGTGACCT
The window above is part of the Mycolicibacter sp. MU0102 genome. Proteins encoded here:
- a CDS encoding polyketide synthase — protein: MNDRREDPVVITGLGVEAPGGIDTAEQYWSLLADGREALSTIPEDRDWAVRELIEGSHRDGFKPIFNAGGFLSGAAEFDPGFFGIAPREAVAMDPQQRVALRVAWRALEDAGINPDELTGHDVGVYLGASVTGYGPDMAQFSAHSGHLLPGTALSVISGRIAYTLGLAGPAITVDTSCSSALSALHLAVQAIQTGDTDMALAGGVCVMGSPGFFVEFSKQHALSDDGHCRPYSAAATGTVWAEGAGIFVLQRKSAALRDRRHIYGEIMASRLNQDGHTTGLLTPSEAAQQRLFRHALADAGVHPSQVGMIEGHGTGTRVGDPVELRSLISVYGTDTTAGAGPRLGSVKSNIGHTQAAAGALGLTKVLLAAEHQAIPPTLHVREGWHNGIDWDGHGITLAETITAWPASDGRRIGSVSAFGMSGTNAHLIVGVAEPAEPAKKALPC
- a CDS encoding SDR family NAD(P)-dependent oxidoreductase, giving the protein MLNNHPTTLPDGRIPVLISAHARDLVAAEAGALARYLQTHPAEVSAVARTLRATRPVRRYRAVIRARDTAELIAGLDAVYRGVEHPLVAGSHQPETARTAFVFPGQGNQWPGMGTELLGVAAYRAEADRCHEAFLRAGHASPLSYLRGTDDTDPVVVQAAQFTHAAALAATWRHFGVLPDITVGHSLGEVAAAYTAGVVDLDAAVAVVAARAQLTDLLAANAPVRFGMAMIALNADAAADLIAATPGWLELSVVNGPESVVVSGEWPAIQQILEAAGRRGVFARELPVRYPAHTSALEPLRDQLTGQLPEAQFHSAPVEFIGSVYGGPIPPATTFRQYWFDNLRRQVRFDLAAAAAVARGVTTFIEMSAHPTLLVALSDSVGAAQVLGSTDRDQPAGEALAANIAAAAIADPGYRWRDFAPDAPGLLRHFPHAPMHTNRLWAGTATSTPRHRMPVVMTESWLPVTEPHQRPARVAVVDYAGQSAELTAQLAAALDALDAEVVDPADAEFLVLVAPLADTVDITTATTEFAGNAASQTVVRPGQNCRRVWLVTRGAEQLDGDPSPRPGAAALAALHRSIGFDYPDHTFAHLDLPVQPTAADLRAAGAALQLTDTEVAVRAGNLTTRRFVESTTAATAPTVPEAVVISGGTGAIGLAYAAFCADHGARDIVLLSRSGANDATTPQLDALRARTGARITAVRCDITDDAAVAAVIAQYRPVPAGLLVHTASAEAVAASKITAEAVRDAFGAKVIGLDNLARHWPLDADARVLVCSSVLALWGGLGHGLYAAANRMADALVGQLRAQGLGATSIRWGLWRSVAVVSGEEKDRIARTGLTPMAPEAAITAGLLAAPDDPAILAADFDRLAVFFDSQGVPSPFDAALAAATADGQADRPIGEVVADELVTVLGLEGPDDIDMHRALVDLGLDSLLALDLRKRLGRATGLRVALGPLLAGMTGAQLTATLTDDAAPAAATERTVFTHD